The following are encoded together in the Paenibacillus pabuli genome:
- a CDS encoding phosphodiester glycosidase family protein: MKKRKKLWITTGILAVVVTLGMYFTYPLRVTLAGTLLTTQHPQYAWVTLIGQDKINELRNKSLKPIVVNTLIMAPIRKPLTEEMITSAIPVPEVKEDLKTHYVEFERNFSPTHYFKGRLVTVNDATKVRLVPATIHDKGTKRERGEWLEEIVKTNNAIVALNASGFSDPGGKSWASHPMGLVIIDGEVIQDYDVNANSTALGITYDGRLITGKFTSEELLNFGVRDAVSFKPQLIVDGKSLFPDESSEWGYQPRSAVGQTEDGSIVLIQIDGRKAESIGASMKDMADILLEYGVVNAMAMDGGTSAFLSYNGETKTVSPVSDKRGRFLPNAWVVVPDEDEKVDMAYADKVDIK, from the coding sequence ATGAAAAAACGTAAAAAACTATGGATCACTACTGGGATTTTGGCAGTGGTCGTAACATTGGGAATGTATTTTACATACCCACTTCGTGTAACACTAGCAGGTACTTTACTTACAACTCAACACCCTCAGTACGCTTGGGTAACCTTAATTGGTCAGGATAAAATTAATGAACTCAGAAATAAGTCGTTAAAACCGATAGTTGTTAATACATTGATCATGGCACCTATCCGGAAACCTTTAACTGAAGAAATGATTACATCAGCTATCCCAGTTCCTGAAGTTAAAGAGGATCTGAAGACTCATTATGTCGAATTCGAGCGTAACTTCTCACCTACCCATTATTTCAAAGGACGCTTAGTCACAGTAAACGATGCAACTAAGGTGAGACTGGTTCCGGCTACGATACATGATAAAGGTACAAAACGTGAACGTGGCGAATGGCTTGAGGAAATCGTAAAAACTAATAATGCGATTGTGGCATTGAATGCTAGCGGATTCAGTGATCCTGGCGGAAAGAGTTGGGCATCACACCCAATGGGATTAGTTATCATTGATGGAGAAGTAATTCAGGATTATGATGTAAACGCCAACTCAACTGCACTAGGTATCACATATGACGGACGATTGATCACGGGTAAATTTACATCAGAGGAACTGCTTAATTTCGGTGTACGTGACGCTGTTAGTTTTAAGCCACAGTTGATTGTGGATGGTAAATCGCTATTTCCTGATGAAAGTTCTGAGTGGGGTTATCAACCACGTAGTGCTGTCGGTCAAACTGAAGATGGATCAATTGTCTTAATTCAGATTGACGGGCGTAAAGCAGAGTCAATCGGGGCATCGATGAAAGACATGGCGGACATTTTACTGGAGTACGGAGTAGTTAATGCTATGGCAATGGATGGTGGTACCTCCGCCTTCTTAAGTTATAATGGTGAAACTAAAACTGTATCTCCGGTCAGTGATAAACGCGGCAGATTTTTACCTAACGCTTGGGTCGTAGTACCTGACGAAGATGAGAAAGTGGACATGGCTTACGCTGATAAAGTAGATATTAAGTGA
- a CDS encoding sigma-70 family RNA polymerase sigma factor — translation MISVAERPTKDRITTEDELDLIYKVKSGDDDAFNKLVKAHIGSITKVCKSVRTLHGTDYNDKMQIALLTFYETIINFDPDSGNRLMAYSYSNIKFKLLNYNRDTARLVRLSRPQINALNKFGVAYEEACKQFNRDVSFQEVSDITGIDYNDYITASSLNSPDHLDRVMASSERETATLADMIPGVYDEYADFDLYDAIASLKPLEKQVIVLTYFENKTQREIAEITGYSQMHICRVKNKTLLLLKTRLEGKGF, via the coding sequence ATGATTAGCGTGGCAGAAAGACCTACTAAAGATCGGATAACAACTGAAGATGAACTTGATTTAATTTACAAAGTAAAATCCGGTGATGACGACGCATTTAATAAGCTGGTTAAGGCTCATATCGGATCTATAACTAAAGTCTGCAAAAGTGTAAGAACTTTACACGGTACAGACTACAACGATAAAATGCAGATTGCACTTTTAACATTTTACGAAACTATTATCAATTTCGATCCGGATTCTGGTAACCGTTTGATGGCTTATTCTTATAGTAACATTAAATTCAAGTTGTTGAATTATAATCGGGACACTGCAAGGTTAGTAAGACTTAGCCGACCACAGATAAATGCACTAAATAAGTTTGGGGTAGCTTATGAAGAAGCGTGTAAGCAATTTAATCGTGACGTTTCTTTTCAGGAAGTTTCTGATATCACTGGGATTGATTACAACGACTACATAACAGCCTCAAGTTTAAATAGTCCGGACCATTTAGACAGGGTTATGGCTAGCAGTGAACGAGAAACTGCTACACTTGCGGACATGATCCCTGGAGTTTACGACGAGTATGCTGATTTCGATCTCTATGATGCTATCGCGAGTTTGAAACCGCTCGAGAAACAGGTTATAGTTCTTACTTATTTTGAGAATAAGACTCAGAGAGAAATTGCGGAGATAACGGGATACAGTCAAATGCATATCTGCCGAGTAAAGAATAAAACTCTACTCCTTCTTAAGACTCGTCTCGAAGGTAAAGGGTTTTAA
- a CDS encoding APC family permease, giving the protein MQDTTINASTTGTISNSVGYEQQLRRDQNPWQLVRFGLLCMLPIAPTQVWASAHAESFGMSALVYVIGALAMLFTALSYKHMTSEFPVAGSAYSYVQRGMHPWIGFLAGWLIIMDYSIIPGMLIKFSTTWMSAIVPEDTASILTPIMIILFAAIVTTIVAVNGKIANWINNFFFFGQLSLIALFLIAAFKFVIIDGNGVGHFSLTPFYNPDTFTFAGIASAATLGMLGFIGFDSIATQSEETKNARKVVGRSVVLSLIIIALLFLSQAYMASLVHPAYTDLDMESGMGYFDVIREAAGDWLYYAFIILGVIFVGIANAVPVMSAISRVLFAMGRDNALPFSKFFSKVNSKYQTPMNATLFIGTLSVIVAFTLSLDFLSRLVNFGAMSTYFLLNIAVIVHFLFKKKDFSLKGILNYGLLPLIGASVIGFIFSGFNSATWTVGLVWLAIGVVVLLVRMRKFKEVPPIAADL; this is encoded by the coding sequence GTGCAAGACACAACAATTAACGCATCTACTACAGGTACAATTAGTAATTCAGTTGGTTACGAGCAACAGCTACGTCGTGACCAAAACCCATGGCAATTGGTACGTTTCGGATTGCTATGTATGTTGCCTATCGCACCTACTCAGGTTTGGGCTTCCGCACATGCTGAAAGTTTTGGTATGTCAGCATTGGTTTATGTTATCGGAGCACTTGCGATGCTATTCACGGCACTTAGTTACAAGCACATGACTTCGGAGTTCCCTGTAGCAGGTTCTGCTTACTCCTATGTACAACGAGGAATGCATCCTTGGATCGGTTTCCTTGCCGGTTGGTTGATCATTATGGACTATAGTATTATTCCAGGTATGTTGATTAAGTTCTCGACAACTTGGATGTCTGCTATCGTTCCTGAAGATACAGCCTCGATTCTAACCCCGATTATGATCATCCTCTTTGCCGCTATTGTTACGACAATTGTTGCGGTTAACGGTAAGATCGCTAACTGGATCAATAACTTCTTTTTCTTCGGTCAACTTAGTTTGATTGCATTGTTCCTGATTGCAGCATTCAAATTTGTAATCATTGATGGAAACGGTGTAGGACACTTCAGTTTGACTCCATTCTATAACCCGGATACATTTACATTTGCTGGTATTGCTTCTGCAGCAACACTGGGTATGCTCGGTTTTATCGGTTTTGACAGTATTGCTACTCAATCCGAAGAAACTAAAAATGCACGTAAAGTTGTAGGACGTAGTGTAGTGTTGAGTTTGATTATCATTGCATTGCTGTTCTTGTCACAAGCTTACATGGCTTCACTTGTTCACCCTGCTTACACTGACTTGGATATGGAATCTGGTATGGGTTACTTCGATGTAATTCGTGAAGCAGCTGGAGACTGGTTGTACTACGCATTCATCATCTTGGGTGTAATTTTCGTAGGTATTGCAAACGCAGTTCCAGTAATGTCCGCTATCTCTCGTGTATTGTTCGCAATGGGTCGTGACAACGCACTTCCATTCTCTAAATTCTTCAGCAAAGTTAACAGCAAATATCAAACTCCAATGAATGCAACTTTGTTCATCGGTACGCTCTCTGTAATTGTAGCATTTACTTTGTCTTTGGATTTCCTTTCCCGTTTGGTAAACTTCGGAGCTATGTCTACATACTTCCTTTTGAACATTGCAGTAATTGTGCACTTCTTGTTTAAAAAGAAAGACTTCAGCCTCAAAGGTATTCTCAACTACGGATTGCTTCCACTTATCGGCGCAAGCGTCATCGGCTTCATCTTCTCTGGTTTCAACTCTGCTACTTGGACCGTTGGTCTGGTTTGGTTGGCAATCGGTGTAGTTGTATTGCTTGTACGTATGCGTAAATTCAAAGAAGTCCCGCCTATCGCTGCAGATCTCTAA
- a CDS encoding SDR family NAD(P)-dependent oxidoreductase, translating to MDLTNKIAIVAGSGNPEGIGFATAKTYVEHGATVMMIDISAEVHELAESLGDKARAFTGDVSRFRDMELIIEKIIADYGRIDIVVNNAAVNIPGDSVETPMERWELHYNVNVKSQFIMSKLVIPQMRKQGYGSIVNMASANSFVAEKQLYAYVGTKGAVRQQTMADALDNAPYGIRINCIGPGLVNTGFNDEHHDKVDGGIDEVMKHINDIHPTGKPVTAQEVANMALFLASDLSTGCIGGYYAVDGGFAIK from the coding sequence ATGGATTTGACTAATAAAATTGCAATTGTCGCGGGTTCTGGTAACCCTGAGGGTATCGGTTTCGCTACAGCTAAAACTTATGTGGAACACGGAGCAACAGTTATGATGATCGACATTTCAGCGGAAGTACATGAACTGGCAGAATCTCTTGGAGACAAAGCTAGAGCATTTACAGGTGACGTATCTCGTTTCCGTGATATGGAACTCATTATTGAAAAAATTATCGCTGATTACGGTCGCATCGATATTGTTGTTAATAACGCTGCAGTCAATATTCCCGGTGATAGTGTGGAAACACCTATGGAACGTTGGGAACTTCACTATAATGTAAACGTTAAATCTCAGTTTATCATGAGTAAACTGGTTATTCCTCAGATGCGTAAGCAGGGTTACGGCAGTATTGTCAACATGGCTTCTGCCAACAGCTTCGTGGCTGAGAAACAGCTTTATGCATATGTAGGAACAAAAGGTGCGGTACGTCAGCAAACTATGGCTGATGCTTTGGATAACGCCCCTTACGGAATTCGAATCAACTGTATCGGACCAGGTCTGGTAAACACTGGTTTCAATGACGAGCATCATGATAAGGTTGACGGTGGTATCGATGAAGTTATGAAACACATCAATGATATCCATCCTACAGGAAAACCGGTTACTGCACAAGAAGTAGCTAACATGGCGCTGTTCTTGGCTAGTGATCTTTCTACTGGATGTATTGGTGGATATTACGCAGTTGACGGCGGATTTGCAATCAAGTAA
- a CDS encoding YitT family protein, with translation MVKNIINIVTIIIGSIIIGCAMNLFLVPHHLLSGGISGLALIAGYFTPFSVSAVYFALNLPLLVAGWFLVGRRFIIFSMTSVSTVTLAVQFIPVKMIASDPLLSALYAGILIGLGAGFSFKAGGSSGGFDILGAIISRYRDIPIGNIIIALNAVVVLAIGYIRNDWNIALASAVCIYVTGKVLNFIHTEHEKVTVYIVTQRIPEMTDALFKLHMRGITRIDASGAYSGEERDMLMTVVTRYELVEVKNTIIKTDPAAFVNISQTLEVLGNFRKRIA, from the coding sequence ATGGTTAAAAACATCATCAATATAGTAACTATTATTATCGGATCAATTATTATTGGTTGCGCAATGAACTTATTTCTAGTACCTCACCATTTGTTAAGTGGTGGTATTTCCGGATTAGCTCTGATTGCAGGATATTTTACACCTTTTTCAGTGAGTGCCGTATATTTCGCACTTAATTTACCTTTACTTGTAGCTGGGTGGTTCCTTGTTGGAAGAAGATTTATCATCTTCAGTATGACATCCGTATCGACAGTAACATTGGCAGTACAATTTATTCCAGTTAAAATGATTGCAAGTGATCCGTTATTGTCTGCATTATATGCAGGGATACTGATCGGATTAGGTGCAGGCTTCTCGTTTAAAGCTGGTGGATCGAGTGGTGGTTTTGATATTCTCGGTGCAATTATCAGTCGTTATCGAGATATCCCAATTGGTAACATTATTATCGCACTAAACGCTGTGGTTGTACTGGCAATCGGGTATATCAGAAATGATTGGAATATCGCGTTAGCTTCGGCAGTATGCATTTACGTAACTGGTAAGGTATTGAACTTCATTCATACTGAACATGAGAAGGTTACCGTTTATATTGTAACTCAGCGGATTCCTGAAATGACCGATGCATTATTCAAGTTACATATGCGAGGAATTACGCGAATCGATGCATCTGGTGCTTATTCCGGAGAAGAAAGAGATATGCTCATGACTGTCGTAACCAGATATGAACTGGTAGAGGTAAAGAATACTATCATTAAAACTGATCCGGCGGCCTTCGTAAACATCTCCCAAACTCTTGAGGTGCTGGGAAATTTCAGAAAAAGAATAGCTTAA
- a CDS encoding GatB/YqeY domain-containing protein has translation MLEQIRAIRNTAIRSKDKEVLTSAREVLSEVDNFRIEFKREPNDEDMIEIVNRQLKMTKESIDEIEKSKSISENTATRLEMLKRRVELYTEWLPAKLNEDEIRDIVTKIINDNNFTRKDMKDFRQLLNPLVKGKADGKLVTAVVDQYLK, from the coding sequence ATGTTGGAACAGATTAGAGCGATCCGAAACACTGCTATTCGTAGTAAAGATAAAGAGGTTCTTACGTCGGCACGTGAAGTGTTGTCCGAAGTCGATAATTTTCGGATTGAATTTAAGCGCGAGCCTAATGACGAAGATATGATTGAAATTGTTAATCGTCAACTGAAGATGACTAAAGAGTCTATCGATGAGATTGAAAAATCTAAATCGATTTCTGAAAATACCGCTACACGATTAGAAATGTTGAAACGACGCGTCGAGTTGTATACTGAGTGGTTGCCAGCTAAGCTTAATGAGGATGAAATTCGGGATATCGTAACTAAGATTATCAACGACAACAATTTTACACGCAAGGATATGAAAGATTTCCGCCAATTGCTTAACCCTTTGGTTAAGGGTAAAGCTGACGGTAAACTCGTAACTGCAGTTGTCGATCAATATCTTAAGTAG
- a CDS encoding vWA domain-containing protein, translating into MTMKGLTEIALVVDESGSMDKLKMPIVHGLNYILSRQKHENGSATMTIVKFSDNLRYLTYNENVESILPFDDNNYFPMGNTLLLDGIGDTIDSIGCRLADIEENGRPERVVVVIIADGEDKLSKNYDYESIASKIELQRSKYSWEFILIAVGPLSIMEARKLGIPKDRSYWVDATSEGVLKATEAINRALTMVRNEGSIGENWKF; encoded by the coding sequence GTGACAATGAAGGGACTTACTGAAATTGCGCTTGTTGTTGACGAAAGTGGTTCGATGGACAAACTAAAAATGCCAATAGTTCATGGGTTGAACTATATACTATCTCGGCAAAAGCATGAAAATGGTTCTGCAACCATGACTATTGTCAAGTTCAGCGATAATTTACGTTATTTAACTTACAATGAAAACGTAGAATCTATATTACCTTTCGATGATAATAACTATTTCCCTATGGGAAATACGTTACTTTTGGACGGCATTGGCGACACTATAGACTCTATCGGGTGTAGGTTAGCAGACATTGAGGAGAATGGGCGACCTGAGCGAGTTGTAGTTGTTATCATCGCGGATGGCGAGGATAAACTGAGCAAGAACTACGATTACGAGAGTATCGCTAGTAAGATCGAATTACAGCGAAGTAAGTATTCTTGGGAGTTCATACTTATTGCTGTTGGACCTCTATCTATTATGGAAGCACGGAAACTTGGAATCCCAAAAGATCGGTCATATTGGGTAGATGCTACTAGTGAAGGAGTACTCAAGGCAACTGAAGCTATTAATCGGGCTTTGACTATGGTACGAAACGAAGGATCAATCGGTGAAAACTGGAAATTTTAA